The following are encoded together in the Brassica napus cultivar Da-Ae chromosome A9, Da-Ae, whole genome shotgun sequence genome:
- the LOC106390877 gene encoding cyclin-D3-3-like — protein sequence MALEEVEEIQNAPFCMLFCEEDSSGFDEEDEDSCDKSDEKFPFFHLGFLDRSMSWEEDELSSLVSKENEFRPSLTEEGVLDDEYLALCREKAVDWILRVKSHYGFSSLTALLAVNYFDRFITSRKFQTEFPWMSQLTALACLSLAAKVEEVRVPLLVDLQVEEASYVFEAKTIQRMELLILSTLQWRMHPVTPISYLDHIIRRFSFKSHQQLEFLSRCESLLLSIVPDSRFMSYSSSELAAAIMVSVFRGFKTCDESEYESQLMTLLKVDSEKVNKCYELVFDHIPSKKRMQPASPTGVFDASFSSDSSNESWVVSASPSPEPLFKRRRVQEQQMRLSSVNRVFLDVFSSSPR from the exons ATGGCTTTAGAAGAAGTGGAAGAGATTCAAAACGCACCGTTTTGTATGCTTTTCTGCGAGGAAGACAGTTCTGGGTTCGATGAGGAAGACGAAGATTCCTGCGACAAATCTGACGaaaagtttccatttttccaTCTGGGTTTTCTCGATCGGTCTATGTCCTGGGAGGAAGACGAGTTATCGAGTCTGGTCTCCAAGGAAAACGAGTTCAGACCCTCTCTTACCGAAGAGGGTGTCTTAGACGACGAGTATCTGGCTTTGTGTCGTGAAAAGGCTGTTGATTGGATCCTCAGGGTGAAATCTCATTACGGGTTTAGCTCCTTGACGGCTCTTCTCGCTGTTAACTACTTCGATAGGTTCATCACAAGCAGGAAGTTTCAGACAGAGTTTCCGTGGATGTCTCAGCTTACGGCTTTGGCTTGTTTGTCTTTAGCTGCAAAAGTTGAGGAGGTTCGAGTTCCTCTGCTCGTAGATCTCCAA GTGGAAGAGGCAAGCTATGTCTTTGAGGCTAAAACCATTCAGAGAATGGAGCTTTTGATTCTCTCTACTCTTCAATGGAGGATGCATCCCGTGACTCCAATCTCGTATCTTGATCATATTATCCGTCGATTCAGCTTTAAATCTCACCAGCAATTGGAGTTCTTGAGTAGATGTGAATCTCTGTTGCTCTCCATTGTTCCTG ATTCGAGGTTTATGAGTTATAGCTCGTCTGAGTTAGCAGCTGCAATAATGGTCTCTGTCTTTAGAGGTTTCAAGACGTGTGACGAATCTGAATACGAATCTCAGCTCATGACACTACTCAAAGTTGATTCG gagaaagtaaataaatgctatGAGTTGGTGTTTGACCACATTCCAAGCAAGAAGAGGATGCAACCCGCTAGTCCAACCGGTGTATTCGATGCGTCATTCAGCTCTGATAGCTCGAATGAGTCATGGGTTGTATCTGCATCACCGTCTCCAGAGCCTCTATTCAAGAGGAGAAGAGTGCAAGAGCAGCAGATGAGGTTGTCTTCAGTAAACAGAGTGTTTCTCGATGTGTTCTCTAGTAGTCCTCGCTAA